Proteins encoded within one genomic window of Humulus lupulus chromosome 1, drHumLupu1.1, whole genome shotgun sequence:
- the LOC133804059 gene encoding nuclear transcription factor Y subunit B-like gives MSAKRNQTSSSGSPIGSPLSPDSSSKEHDRFLPIANVSRIMKKSLPANAKISKEAKETVQECVSEFISFITGEASDKCQREKRKTINGDDLLWAMTTLGFENYVGPLKVYLNKYREVEEEKNSMAMVRQEELSPTHTTTTSNHEMVHGSSSSRVAYNSFPNKVDFQDFSVGGFYSIGGPKNSNGEISGMVNIGYGDNYMSGIHETGGGGHGNPNRAVVAAQLHHGNIGW, from the coding sequence atgtctGCCAAAAGGAACCAAACCAGTAGTAGTGGTAGCCCAATTGGAAGCCCATTATCACCTGATAGCTCTTCCAAAGAGCATGACAGGTTTCTCCCAATAGCCAATGTTAGCAGAATCATGAAGAAGTCACTCCCTGCCAATGCCAAGATCTCAAAAGAAGCCAAAGAAACTGTCCAAGAATGTGTCTCTGAGTTCATAAGCTTCATAACTGGTGAAGCCTCAGACAAGTGCcaaagagagaaaaggaagaCAATTAATGGAGATGACCTCTTGTGGGCCATGACAACTCTGGGGTTTGAGAACTATGTTGGACCCCTTAAAGTTTATCTCAACAAGTATAGAGAagttgaagaagagaagaacTCCATGGCCATGGTTAGGCAAGAAGAGCTCTCCCCTACTCACACTACTACTACCTCCAATCATGAAATGGTCcatggtagtagcagtagtagggtTGCTTATAACTCTTTTCCAAATAAGGTTGATTTTCAGGATTTCAGTGTTGGTGGGTTTTACTCAATTGGTGGTCCCAAGAACTCTAATGGAGAGATTAGTGGAATGGTTAATATTGGGTATGGAGATAACTATATGAGTGGGATTCATGAGACTGGTGGTGGTGGTCATGGGAATCCAAACAGGGCTGTGGTGGCTGCTCAGCTTCATCATGGGAATATTGGATGGTAG